In Haliscomenobacter hydrossis DSM 1100, the DNA window AGGACAGAAGAAGTGGATCTCTCCGTGTACTCGACCCAGTTCACCCGGAAAAAACAGTTCGACCTGACTACCTGATTCGGCGGTTTGTATTTCGAGATCCTGTTTCAAGGATTGCGCATTACTCAACTTATCGAACCTCTCCTGGTATTTTAAATCATCGGCGTAATATTGGTCAGATACCAAACTATTGTCAAATTGAGTAGAGCGATACACGGAATAGACCATCGTGATCACAAATAGGCTGTAA includes these proteins:
- a CDS encoding FixH family protein, with product MKFNWGTGIAVFYSLFVITMVYSVYRSTQFDNSLVSDQYYADDLKYQERFDKLSNAQSLKQDLEIQTAESGSQVELFFPGELGRVHGEIHFFCPSDQGSDFKVNIAPNLNHRQVISTSGLKSGLWRVKVDWSDGKKAYYKEEVIQI